One region of Mycolicibacterium rhodesiae NBB3 genomic DNA includes:
- a CDS encoding Zn-ribbon domain-containing OB-fold protein, with amino-acid sequence MPDEQASSGRPLPALSQLNRPYWTSGAEGVWRLQQCPECERIIHPPALRCQFDHATPEWVPMSGRGTVESWTVNHHPFFPGIPTPYVIAFVNPVEDPRARVLTNLIDVAPEDVVVGMPVRVTFERGDDGTEGDTVHLPLFTPER; translated from the coding sequence GTGCCTGACGAGCAGGCGTCCAGTGGCCGACCTCTGCCAGCGCTGTCGCAGCTCAACCGTCCGTATTGGACATCCGGCGCCGAGGGGGTATGGCGGTTACAACAGTGCCCCGAGTGCGAGCGCATCATCCATCCCCCAGCGCTGCGTTGCCAATTCGACCACGCCACGCCCGAGTGGGTACCGATGTCGGGTCGCGGGACAGTGGAGTCGTGGACGGTCAACCACCATCCGTTCTTTCCCGGAATCCCCACGCCCTATGTCATCGCGTTCGTCAATCCGGTCGAAGATCCTCGCGCGCGCGTGCTGACCAATCTCATCGATGTCGCCCCTGAAGATGTCGTCGTCGGCATGCCGGTGCGAGTGACCTTCGAGCGGGGTGACGACGGCACAGAAGGGGACACCGTTCACCTACCCCTATTCACTCCGGAGCGCTGA
- a CDS encoding aromatic ring-hydroxylating oxygenase subunit alpha gives MTTIDNGTQEAAGKVPPRYACGETFVPKSRYIDPEFLKLELDRLFTQVWQPACREEEIPEPGNYYEYTIGRQSIMVVRQKDASIKAFYNACTHRGMKVVRGTGCAADGELRCEFHGWRYAFDGRSSFVPSRDEFLNRPREQWSLRPVAVGTWGGWVFVSMAEDPPDLLDWLDPLPTALAPFRLQDMRFRWRKRTFLPANYKTVIDAFIEGYHTPGTHPQTLRATQGPRPSTEPAPPQEFVYAPYTPTIPYRNHSRFIYTARPDSGDKDSARKEQAARPEVFANSMQYNYLEVRSLATERDYRVAQQLATMEPSDVPPFVLYHQMCEELALAEGVDFPKMTMEQYFAGNGDWHVFPTLVILVEKSCILGYRMLPDAEDPNQCVFEMFSLEHFAPGEVPETSWLEFERWQDHDGWGELPTQDLRNIGAIHAGMHSKGFDGLWLNTAQEMSIRNEHAIADRFIFGVDDRADDGAVGA, from the coding sequence ATGACGACCATCGACAACGGGACCCAGGAAGCCGCAGGGAAGGTGCCACCTCGGTACGCCTGCGGTGAAACCTTCGTCCCGAAGAGCCGCTACATCGATCCCGAATTCCTGAAGCTCGAACTCGATCGGCTTTTCACGCAGGTGTGGCAACCAGCGTGCCGCGAGGAAGAGATTCCCGAACCCGGCAACTACTACGAGTACACGATCGGCAGGCAGTCGATCATGGTGGTGCGGCAGAAGGACGCGAGCATCAAAGCGTTCTACAACGCCTGCACGCACCGTGGGATGAAAGTCGTACGGGGAACGGGCTGCGCCGCCGACGGCGAACTTCGGTGTGAGTTCCACGGCTGGCGATACGCGTTCGACGGCCGCTCGTCGTTCGTGCCCTCACGCGACGAGTTCCTCAATCGTCCTCGCGAGCAGTGGTCGCTACGGCCGGTTGCGGTAGGGACCTGGGGTGGCTGGGTGTTCGTGAGCATGGCCGAGGACCCGCCGGATCTGCTGGATTGGCTCGATCCTCTGCCGACCGCGCTTGCTCCGTTCCGGTTGCAGGACATGCGTTTCCGCTGGCGCAAGCGCACGTTTTTGCCTGCCAATTACAAGACGGTGATCGACGCCTTCATCGAGGGCTACCATACGCCGGGGACGCATCCGCAGACGCTGCGCGCCACGCAGGGTCCGCGACCGTCGACCGAACCGGCGCCGCCACAGGAATTCGTGTACGCCCCTTATACGCCGACGATTCCGTACCGCAACCACTCGCGGTTCATCTACACGGCGCGACCCGACAGCGGAGACAAGGACAGCGCGCGCAAGGAGCAGGCGGCCCGCCCGGAAGTCTTCGCGAACTCGATGCAGTACAACTACCTCGAAGTACGGTCGCTGGCCACCGAACGCGATTACCGTGTCGCGCAACAGCTTGCGACGATGGAGCCCAGCGATGTACCGCCCTTTGTGCTCTACCACCAGATGTGCGAGGAACTCGCTCTGGCCGAGGGCGTCGATTTCCCGAAGATGACCATGGAGCAGTACTTCGCGGGCAACGGCGACTGGCACGTGTTTCCAACATTGGTGATCCTGGTCGAGAAATCCTGCATTCTCGGATATCGGATGCTGCCGGACGCAGAAGATCCGAACCAGTGTGTCTTCGAGATGTTCTCACTGGAGCACTTCGCACCGGGCGAGGTCCCCGAGACAAGTTGGCTGGAATTCGAACGCTGGCAGGACCATGACGGGTGGGGGGAACTTCCGACCCAGGACCTCAGGAACATCGGAGCGATCCACGCCGGCATGCATTCCAAGGGCTTCGACGGCCTGTGGCTCAATACCGCGCAGGAGATGTCGATCCGCAACGAACATGCGATCGCCGATCGCTTCATCTTCGGTGTCGACGACAGGGCCGATGACGGGGCGGTCGGTGCCTGA
- a CDS encoding SDR family NAD(P)-dependent oxidoreductase: MGVLDGRKALVTGAGRGIGAAVAEGLAAEGATVMVSDAGVAVDGSGHDAGPAESVAAAINERGGKAFSDTTDITDFAACEELISRVASTLGGFDIMVNAAGILRDNMIFKMSEQDFDTVVSVHLKGTFNLSRHAATWWRENRGGQYRLINFTSMSGLHGAPSQPNYAAAKMGIVGLTYSCANALAGYGVRSNAIAPIAGTRMTQGIKGGGSLDYSAENKRLAPENVVPPVIYLASEQSEWLNRRIIFAGNGRISLMTNPVFEREIVSASGTWDVPTAFAEIEASFKGSVSPNIFDKPPAG, translated from the coding sequence ATGGGAGTCCTGGACGGACGAAAGGCGCTGGTGACCGGTGCCGGGCGCGGAATCGGAGCGGCTGTTGCCGAGGGGTTGGCAGCTGAAGGGGCCACAGTGATGGTGTCCGACGCCGGCGTCGCGGTCGACGGCAGCGGCCACGATGCGGGTCCGGCCGAAAGTGTCGCCGCCGCGATCAACGAGCGCGGGGGTAAAGCCTTCTCCGACACCACCGACATCACCGATTTCGCGGCGTGCGAGGAATTGATCAGCCGTGTCGCGTCGACGCTGGGCGGCTTCGACATCATGGTCAATGCCGCCGGGATCCTTCGCGACAACATGATCTTCAAGATGAGTGAACAGGACTTCGACACCGTGGTCTCCGTTCATCTGAAAGGGACGTTCAACCTGAGTCGGCATGCGGCGACGTGGTGGCGGGAAAACCGCGGCGGTCAGTATCGACTGATCAACTTCACGTCGATGTCCGGTCTGCACGGCGCTCCCAGTCAGCCGAACTACGCCGCGGCCAAGATGGGCATCGTCGGACTCACGTACTCGTGCGCGAATGCACTCGCCGGTTACGGAGTGCGCAGCAACGCCATCGCCCCGATCGCCGGTACCCGGATGACCCAGGGCATCAAGGGCGGCGGCAGTCTGGACTACTCGGCGGAGAACAAACGGCTGGCTCCGGAAAACGTTGTGCCGCCGGTGATCTACCTGGCCAGCGAGCAGTCCGAATGGCTCAACAGGCGGATCATCTTTGCCGGTAACGGACGTATCAGTCTGATGACCAACCCGGTATTCGAACGCGAGATCGTGTCCGCATCGGGCACCTGGGACGTCCCGACGGCGTTCGCCGAGATCGAGGCGTCGTTCAAGGGCTCCGTGTCCCCGAACATCTTCGACAAGCCCCCCGCCGGCTGA
- a CDS encoding enoyl-CoA hydratase/isomerase family protein, whose translation MGDDKDSEFEVDEDWVTYDVVEPHIACITINRPDRRNAILSPDMHALFKDRLDKAEADDEVKVVVLVAAGKDFCSGDDVRRLPVEQAGLKKGSRLPQTARLANARRLHRHFTNWMEFPKTVIAACQGATLGAGMNLALAADILVVSDDMYIARPQARIGFAGFSTIMPLALLKLGPNRGYEAMITGRKVKAAELKEWGVASSVVPVDGLREEAMRYARAIAHHSADGLMIGKHALITFWNAVGMAQFGDWVPMGHSVFTNLAWREDEFNFMKERTARGGREAMAELERRYTEWGFD comes from the coding sequence GTGGGTGACGACAAAGACAGCGAGTTTGAGGTCGACGAGGACTGGGTGACCTACGACGTCGTCGAACCACACATCGCCTGCATCACCATCAATAGGCCCGACCGGCGAAACGCCATCCTTTCCCCCGACATGCACGCGTTGTTCAAGGACCGCCTGGACAAGGCAGAGGCTGACGACGAGGTCAAGGTCGTTGTACTCGTGGCGGCGGGCAAGGACTTCTGCAGCGGAGACGACGTCCGCCGGTTGCCGGTCGAACAGGCGGGCCTGAAGAAGGGTTCCCGGCTTCCGCAGACGGCCCGACTGGCGAATGCCCGCCGTTTGCACCGCCACTTCACGAACTGGATGGAGTTCCCCAAGACTGTCATCGCCGCCTGTCAGGGTGCCACGTTGGGCGCTGGAATGAATCTGGCCCTAGCCGCAGACATCCTCGTCGTCTCTGACGATATGTACATCGCGAGGCCCCAGGCGCGAATCGGCTTCGCCGGCTTTTCCACCATCATGCCGCTGGCACTGCTCAAGCTCGGACCCAACCGCGGATACGAGGCGATGATCACCGGCCGCAAGGTCAAGGCCGCTGAGCTCAAGGAGTGGGGGGTCGCCTCGTCTGTCGTCCCCGTGGACGGATTGCGCGAGGAGGCCATGCGTTACGCCCGCGCGATCGCACATCACTCCGCCGACGGTCTGATGATCGGTAAGCACGCGCTGATCACCTTCTGGAACGCCGTCGGGATGGCCCAGTTCGGCGACTGGGTCCCGATGGGCCACAGCGTGTTCACCAATCTCGCGTGGCGCGAGGACGAGTTCAACTTCATGAAGGAGCGCACGGCGCGTGGCGGCCGGGAGGCGATGGCCGAACTCGAGCGCAGGTATACGGAATGGGGCTTCGACTGA
- a CDS encoding SRPBCC family protein translates to MPHLAISKHVDAPPATVWSIVADFANVNWIPVAGVVEVEGEGIGMRRLIHGSGTTPVAETLTSMNADRMELGYSITDNPLPVARFDALVSVRPAGDAATTVTWNVDYDPAGTTEADQTAARDAVEAVYGMMAGWLADASSAREAT, encoded by the coding sequence ATGCCGCACCTCGCCATCTCCAAGCACGTCGATGCGCCACCGGCGACCGTGTGGTCGATTGTTGCGGACTTCGCCAACGTCAATTGGATTCCCGTCGCCGGAGTGGTTGAGGTCGAGGGCGAGGGCATCGGCATGCGCCGCTTGATTCACGGGAGCGGAACCACACCTGTTGCCGAAACCTTGACGAGCATGAATGCCGACCGCATGGAGCTGGGCTATTCAATTACCGACAACCCCCTGCCCGTCGCACGATTCGACGCGCTCGTCTCCGTGCGCCCCGCCGGTGATGCCGCGACGACAGTCACCTGGAACGTCGACTACGACCCTGCGGGCACCACCGAGGCGGACCAGACTGCCGCGCGCGACGCGGTCGAGGCGGTGTACGGGATGATGGCCGGGTGGCTGGCGGACGCCTCGTCGGCCCGTGAGGCCACATGA